The Brassica napus cultivar Da-Ae chromosome C7, Da-Ae, whole genome shotgun sequence genome has a segment encoding these proteins:
- the LOC111214370 gene encoding uncharacterized protein LOC111214370, whose product MEHTLKMLHDVIARSLQQPQVQPQPLVPPQSTVATPMLPLITAMKNMKTPHFEGGTDPFEADQWLRTMEKNFETLTCSEESKKKMAVYYLEKDAAEGWESRDRQVGHLVTTWAAFKKEFERKYFTPESKRRLQRQFASLVQGDKTVREYESEIMRLRQHVLRGQDDEETMISNFMFGLKPELENRLAVENYESLTELVEKAVNVEIGLEAEKVASKKSKQHQEGKYGGNQRTFKGKDKEKESGGPSRRSLFTGKCFSCGKIGHKSSECFGKKPGSFQSNSYNPTCYTCGKKGQISTQCSVNRPIPATPIHVHPPPAPPAIAPAPKRQAIGGRVYALELEDTKPPCPSKGPITGTVHVAGCPTHVLFDSRATHSFVTPEVAAEFVGSFVIDRKDVAVMTPRDQTLQAKECFRRVLLVICEKMFVADLLLVPLKGYEVILGMDWLSSYRAQLDCGKGRILFKENGQ is encoded by the exons ATGGAGCACACTCTGAAGATGCTTCATGACGTGATAGCGAGGTCATTGCAACAACCTCAGGTGCAACCTCAGCCACTAGTACCACCACAAAGTACAGTGGCTACACCGATGTTACCATTGATAACTGccatgaagaacatgaagacACCACATTTTGAAGGAGGGACAGACCCATTTGAAGCTGACCAGTGGCTTCGAACTATGGAGAAAAACTTTGAGACCCTGACATGTTCTGAAGagtctaagaaaaaaatggcagtgtattacttagaaaaagACGCGGCAGAAGGGTGGGAAAGCAGGGATCGCCAAGTAGGACATCTGGTCACCACTTGGGCGGCATTCAAAAAGGAATTTGAACGCAAGTATTTCACCCCAGAGTCCAAGCGAAGGCTTCAACGTCAGTTTGCTAGCCTAGTACAAGGAGACAAGACAGTTAGAGAATATGAATCAGAGATCATGCGACTGCGACAACACGTGCTGCGAGGacaagatgatgaagaaaccaTGATATCCAACTTTATGTTTGGTTTAAAACCAGAGTTAGAAAATAGACTGGCAGTCGAGAACTACGAGAGTCTCACCGAGCTAGTGGAAAAGGCTGTGAATGTGGAGATCGGATTGGAAGCTGAGAAGGTGGCAAGTAAGAAATCCAAGCAGCATCAAGAAGGAAAGTATGGTGGAAACCAAAGAACTTTTAAGGGTAAAGATAAGGAAAAGGAATCGGGAGGGCCAAGTCGACGATCTCTGTTCACAGGAAAATGCTTTAGCTGTGGCAAGATAGGCCATAAGTCAAGTGAATGCTTTGGAAAGAAACCTGGATCCTTTCAGTCAAACTCCTACAATCCTACATGCTACACGTGTGGAAAGAAAGGACAGATATCTACCCAGTGCAGTGTCAATCGTCCTATCCCAGCTACGCCAATCCATGTTCATCCTCCTCCAGCTCCACCTGCAATCGCACCAGCGCCAAAAAGGCAAGCTATAGGAGGTAGAGTTTACGCTTTAGAACTAGAGGATACTAAACCTCCATGCCCATCTAAGGGTCCCATCACAG GAACTGTACATGTTGCGGGGTGTcccacacatgtattgttcgactccagggcaacacatagttttgtgacccCTGAGGTAGCTGCCGAGTTTGTGGGTTCATTTGTAATTGACAGGAAGGATGTGGCTGTGATGACTCCCAGAGACCAAACCCTCCAAGCAAAAGAATGCTTCAGAAGAGTTCTGTTAGTCATTTGCGAGAAGATGTTCGTGGCAGATTTGTTGTTGGTGCCCTTAAAAGGATATGAAGTTATCTTGGGCATGGATTGGTTATCAAGCTATCGTGCACAATTAGATTGTGGAAAAGGTCGTATTTTGTTCAAGGAGAACGGGCAATGA